A region from the Deltaproteobacteria bacterium genome encodes:
- a CDS encoding ROK family protein — protein MDSSDLWAIGVDLGGTKIEVARVDADGNLRQRTRRPTQAHRGPAAVKADLVAAIEALKNSASPLPVGIGVGVAGQIDSLRGTVRFSPNLGWHDEPFQEDLQQALGLPVAVTNDVRAATWGEWLHGAGQGCADLICLFVGTGIGGGVVSSGQMLSGCSNSGGELGHITIDLNGPPCRCGNRGCLEALGGGWAIAQNAQELIAADPNAGASMLEIAEGKLEAVTAKIVAQASQKGDPLALHIIDEATKALIAGAVSLVNAFNPCRLILGGGVIEGLPELVDRIAQGVRQQALKTATESLQIILSRLHNDAGVVGAAALAMRSIQKT, from the coding sequence ATGGATTCATCAGACTTATGGGCCATCGGAGTTGATTTAGGGGGTACCAAAATAGAGGTAGCCCGGGTAGATGCAGACGGGAACCTGCGCCAAAGAACTCGGCGCCCCACCCAGGCGCATAGAGGTCCAGCTGCGGTAAAAGCCGATCTGGTTGCGGCCATAGAAGCCCTAAAAAATAGCGCCAGCCCATTACCGGTTGGGATAGGTGTGGGTGTGGCCGGCCAAATTGATTCGCTGCGTGGTACGGTGCGTTTTTCCCCAAACTTAGGCTGGCACGATGAACCTTTCCAGGAGGACCTACAACAAGCCCTGGGCCTTCCGGTCGCCGTTACCAACGATGTCCGGGCGGCCACCTGGGGTGAGTGGCTTCATGGGGCTGGTCAGGGATGCGCTGACCTTATCTGCCTCTTCGTGGGAACTGGCATTGGAGGGGGAGTCGTGAGCAGTGGGCAAATGCTATCCGGCTGCAGTAACAGCGGGGGTGAGCTTGGTCATATAACCATTGACCTGAACGGCCCGCCCTGTCGATGTGGAAACCGGGGCTGCCTGGAAGCTCTGGGAGGTGGCTGGGCCATTGCCCAGAACGCCCAGGAATTGATTGCGGCGGATCCAAATGCTGGCGCTTCCATGCTGGAGATAGCCGAGGGAAAATTGGAAGCGGTAACGGCCAAAATCGTTGCCCAGGCATCCCAAAAAGGAGATCCCCTGGCGCTCCATATTATCGACGAAGCAACAAAAGCCCTCATCGCCGGAGCCGTGAGCCTGGTTAATGCCTTTAACCCCTGTCGCTTGATCCTGGGCGGAGGGGTGATCGAAGGACTGCCGGAACTTGTCGACCGGATTGCCCAGGGGGTACGACAGCAGGCTTTGAAGACGGCCACCGAATCCTTGCAAATCATATTGTCTCGCCTGCATAATGATGCCGGCGTCGTCGGGGCAGCCGCTCTGGCCATGCGTTCCATTCAGAAAACTTGA
- a CDS encoding RpiB/LacA/LacB family sugar-phosphate isomerase → MRVGIAADHGGFDLREQIAEALRAADYEVVDFGAQKLNPADDYPDFITPMAKAVARGEVDRGVAVCGSGVGACVAANKIPGVRAALILDVFSAHQGVEDDDMNVICLGGRVTGFALAWDLIQAFLTARFIGTERHRRRLNKIAALENEGERKGKKNS, encoded by the coding sequence ATGCGCGTGGGGATTGCGGCAGACCATGGGGGTTTTGATTTGAGAGAGCAGATAGCCGAGGCATTACGGGCGGCGGATTACGAGGTGGTGGACTTTGGAGCTCAAAAGCTGAATCCGGCGGATGATTACCCTGATTTTATCACCCCCATGGCTAAAGCTGTCGCCAGGGGAGAGGTGGACCGGGGAGTAGCCGTCTGCGGCAGCGGAGTGGGGGCGTGCGTAGCTGCCAACAAAATTCCGGGTGTGCGGGCGGCCTTGATTCTGGACGTATTTTCTGCCCACCAAGGGGTAGAGGATGATGACATGAACGTAATTTGCCTCGGGGGAAGGGTAACAGGATTCGCGCTGGCTTGGGACCTGATCCAAGCTTTTTTAACTGCCCGTTTCATCGGGACAGAGCGTCATCGACGCCGTTTAAATAAAATCGCGGCGCTGGAGAATGAGGGGGAACGGAAAGGAAAGAAAAATTCATGA
- a CDS encoding glucose-6-phosphate isomerase, producing the protein MTGQILNIGGHMAAVRERLRSLEGEQFSLRLWRKDPSPWKADPENQKGIRNALGWLHVAEKMEASLHDLSKFVAEIRAAGFRHVVHMGMGGSSLAPLTFQRIFLQSPEALPLTVLDTTDPVSILKIEREVSVGETLFIIASKSGTTAEPLAFGEYFYAKVEAYKGNRAGENFVAITDPGTPLVKLAQERGFRRTFLSFPDIGGRYSALSHFGLVPVALMGINVAELLHRAQQMAHSCGPSVPVQENPGVILGAVMGELALRGRDKLTLLMPESIATLGLWLEQLLAESTGKEGTGVLPVDHEPLGFPSAFGKDRLFTYMRLKDEVDVNLERLIDELRKAGQPVVTIQMSDRLDLAQEFFRWEMATAAAGAILRINPFDQPNVQESKDNTNRLLDRVRQDGKLPEVTATLKEGPLSFYTTEKAQNAKDLLKTFLAQARPGDFFALQAYLPEGPPITQALQTMRKHLRDRLGLATTLGYGPRFLHSTGQFHKGGPNTGLFLQLTADDAEDAAIPGTSYTFGLFKRAQALGDLEALKKHGRRVIRVHLGADIIYGLEALSQFFKKAWE; encoded by the coding sequence ATGACCGGTCAGATATTGAATATAGGCGGTCATATGGCCGCGGTCAGGGAGCGACTCCGCAGCCTGGAAGGGGAGCAATTCAGCCTGCGTCTGTGGCGGAAGGATCCCAGCCCCTGGAAGGCAGACCCAGAGAACCAGAAGGGTATCCGTAATGCTCTAGGCTGGCTGCATGTGGCCGAGAAAATGGAAGCAAGCCTGCACGACCTTTCTAAATTCGTCGCTGAGATACGGGCCGCCGGCTTCCGTCATGTAGTACATATGGGCATGGGGGGCAGCAGTCTGGCACCCCTGACTTTTCAACGGATATTCCTACAGTCCCCGGAGGCCCTTCCCCTAACTGTCCTGGATACTACGGACCCGGTTTCGATCCTCAAAATCGAGAGAGAAGTTTCAGTCGGGGAGACTCTTTTTATCATCGCCAGCAAGTCGGGAACGACTGCAGAACCCCTGGCCTTCGGGGAATATTTTTATGCAAAAGTTGAGGCTTACAAAGGCAATCGGGCCGGAGAGAACTTTGTGGCCATCACTGACCCGGGTACCCCGCTGGTGAAGCTGGCTCAGGAACGGGGATTTCGGCGGACTTTTTTAAGCTTTCCGGACATCGGCGGAAGGTATTCCGCCCTATCCCATTTCGGACTGGTGCCAGTAGCCTTAATGGGGATTAACGTTGCCGAATTACTGCATCGTGCCCAGCAGATGGCCCATTCATGTGGCCCTTCCGTACCGGTGCAAGAAAATCCCGGAGTGATCCTGGGCGCAGTGATGGGCGAACTGGCTCTCCGCGGGCGGGACAAATTAACTTTATTGATGCCGGAATCCATCGCCACCTTAGGGTTATGGTTGGAACAACTCCTGGCAGAAAGTACAGGCAAGGAAGGAACGGGGGTTTTGCCTGTGGACCATGAACCCCTTGGTTTTCCCTCAGCCTTCGGGAAGGATCGGCTTTTTACCTACATGCGGCTGAAGGATGAAGTGGATGTAAACCTGGAACGATTGATCGACGAATTACGGAAAGCCGGCCAGCCAGTGGTAACCATCCAGATGAGTGATCGCCTGGATCTGGCACAGGAGTTCTTTCGCTGGGAGATGGCCACGGCTGCTGCCGGGGCCATTCTGAGGATTAATCCCTTTGACCAGCCCAATGTGCAAGAGAGCAAGGACAACACGAACCGCCTGCTGGATCGGGTCCGCCAGGACGGGAAATTGCCTGAGGTGACGGCCACTTTAAAAGAAGGGCCCCTGAGCTTCTATACGACGGAAAAAGCCCAGAATGCCAAAGACCTACTTAAAACATTTTTGGCCCAAGCGCGGCCGGGCGATTTTTTTGCCCTGCAAGCGTACCTGCCCGAAGGGCCCCCGATCACCCAGGCCCTACAAACCATGCGCAAGCACTTGCGAGACCGGCTGGGTTTGGCCACAACCCTGGGCTACGGCCCCCGTTTCTTGCATTCTACCGGACAGTTCCATAAAGGAGGTCCGAACACGGGCCTGTTCCTGCAACTGACTGCCGACGATGCCGAGGATGCTGCCATTCCTGGAACATCTTATACTTTTGGCCTTTTTAAACGAGCCCAGGCCTTGGGGGATTTGGAGGCTCTTAAAAAACACGGCCGGAGAGTCATCCGGGTTCACTTAGGGGCCGATATAATCTATGGGTTAGAGGCTTTGTCCCAATTTTTTAAAAAGGCTTGGGAGTGA
- the carB gene encoding carbamoyl-phosphate synthase large subunit codes for MPKRDDLKKIMIIGSGPIVIGQACEFDYSGTQACKALRKLGYKIVLVNSNPATIMTDPGMADATYIEPLNLQALTEIIENERPDAILPNLGGQTGLNLTSELARAGVLAKYGVKVIGVQVDAIERGEDRIAFKETMNRLGIAMPQSAPAFSVEEAEKVAAQLGYPVVIRPAYTLGGTGGGMVYNLEELRTVASRGISASLVGQILVEESVLGWEELELEVVRDAKNQMITVCFIENVDAMGVHTGDSYCTAPMLTIDPELQKKLQKYSYDIVEAIQVIGGTNIQFAHHPETGRVVVIEINPRTSRSSALASKATGFPIALISSMLAAGLTLDEIPYWREGTLDKYTPSGDYVVVKFARWDFEKFPGAEDKLGTQMRAVGEVMAIGKTYKEALQKSIRSLEKGRYGLGFAKDFHNRTLDELMDFLAEPSSERQFIMYEALRKGASIEALYKKTYIKPWFIEQMKELVELEEKILLHKGKNLPDDLLKQAKKDGFSDRYLSLLLSIPEKDIRGRRIGLGLNQSWDAVPVSGVKNAAYYYSTYNGPDKVGVSNRRKIMVLGGGPNRIGQGIEFDYCCVHAAFTLRDEGYESIMVNCNPETVSTDYDTSDKLYFEPLTVEDVLSIYQKEKPEGIIVQFGGQTPLNIANELARAGVRIIGTSPETIDLAEDRDRFRQMMGRLGIPMPESGMASTLDEAIQIAQRIGYPLMVRPSYVLGGRGMEVVYDEGMLKKYVAAAVGVTPERPILIDKFLENAIETEADAIADGTDAFVPAVMEHIELAGIHSGDSACVIPPISIPRRHLDTIYEYTKKIAIEFKVVGLMNIQYAIANDVVYILEANPRASRTVPLVSKVCNIPMARIATQIMLGKPLSQLNLKPQSITHFGVKEAVFPFNMLPEVDPVLGPEMRSTGEVLGLADSFGLAFFKAEEAAQPILPAQGTVLITTNDKEKGGAMEVAREFKKLGFKIKATNGTYRFLNKHGIESEPILKMHEGRPNIVDGIKNGEIQLVINTPIGRLGSHDDSYIRKAAIKYKIPYITTIAAAVAAAKGIAAVRQGHGRAKSLQKYHADIK; via the coding sequence ATGCCCAAGCGGGATGACTTAAAAAAAATAATGATTATTGGATCCGGCCCCATTGTGATTGGACAAGCATGTGAGTTCGATTACTCGGGTACCCAGGCCTGCAAGGCTCTGCGGAAACTGGGTTATAAGATTGTCCTGGTGAATTCAAACCCGGCGACCATCATGACCGACCCGGGAATGGCTGATGCAACTTATATCGAGCCGCTCAACCTTCAGGCCCTAACTGAGATTATTGAAAATGAAAGGCCGGATGCCATCTTGCCGAATCTGGGTGGCCAGACCGGCCTGAACCTCACCTCGGAACTTGCCCGGGCAGGCGTTCTCGCCAAGTATGGCGTAAAGGTGATCGGTGTTCAGGTTGATGCCATCGAGCGGGGAGAGGACCGGATTGCTTTCAAAGAAACCATGAACCGACTCGGCATTGCAATGCCGCAAAGTGCACCGGCTTTCAGCGTGGAGGAGGCCGAAAAGGTCGCCGCTCAGCTCGGTTACCCGGTCGTGATTCGTCCGGCCTACACCTTGGGGGGCACAGGCGGCGGGATGGTTTATAACCTTGAAGAGCTGCGCACAGTGGCCAGCCGCGGGATATCGGCCAGTCTCGTAGGGCAGATCCTCGTTGAAGAATCAGTTCTTGGTTGGGAAGAGCTCGAGCTGGAAGTGGTCCGTGATGCCAAAAACCAGATGATTACGGTCTGCTTTATCGAGAATGTAGACGCCATGGGGGTGCATACGGGTGACTCTTATTGTACGGCCCCTATGCTGACCATCGATCCCGAACTCCAGAAGAAGCTCCAAAAATACTCTTACGACATTGTTGAAGCCATCCAGGTGATCGGCGGAACGAATATCCAGTTTGCCCATCATCCGGAAACCGGTCGGGTGGTGGTGATCGAGATCAATCCCAGGACTTCCCGTTCCTCTGCCCTGGCCTCCAAAGCAACGGGTTTCCCCATTGCCCTGATTTCTTCCATGCTGGCTGCTGGCCTGACCCTCGATGAGATCCCCTACTGGCGGGAGGGAACGCTCGATAAATATACTCCCTCAGGCGATTATGTAGTGGTCAAGTTTGCTCGCTGGGACTTCGAAAAATTTCCCGGTGCCGAAGACAAGCTGGGCACGCAGATGCGGGCCGTCGGGGAGGTCATGGCTATCGGTAAGACTTACAAAGAAGCGCTCCAGAAATCGATCCGGTCCCTGGAGAAAGGCCGCTACGGCCTTGGCTTTGCCAAGGATTTCCACAACCGGACGCTCGATGAACTGATGGATTTTCTGGCCGAACCGTCGAGTGAGCGGCAATTTATCATGTATGAGGCTTTGAGGAAGGGAGCCTCTATCGAGGCTCTTTACAAGAAGACTTACATCAAGCCCTGGTTCATCGAGCAGATGAAGGAGCTGGTGGAACTGGAGGAAAAGATCCTCCTGCACAAAGGTAAAAACCTGCCCGATGATTTACTAAAACAGGCGAAGAAGGATGGGTTCTCGGACCGTTACCTTTCCCTGCTCCTCAGCATTCCGGAAAAAGATATTCGAGGGCGGCGTATCGGGTTAGGCCTAAACCAGAGTTGGGATGCCGTGCCGGTAAGCGGGGTAAAGAACGCAGCCTATTACTACTCCACGTACAATGGGCCGGATAAGGTTGGGGTAAGCAATAGGCGGAAGATTATGGTTCTGGGTGGAGGGCCCAATCGAATTGGGCAGGGGATTGAATTTGATTACTGTTGCGTCCATGCCGCCTTTACCCTGCGGGATGAGGGCTACGAGTCCATCATGGTCAACTGCAATCCGGAGACCGTTTCCACAGATTATGACACCTCCGATAAACTCTATTTTGAGCCCCTCACCGTAGAGGATGTGTTGAGTATTTACCAGAAAGAAAAGCCTGAAGGGATTATCGTGCAATTTGGCGGTCAGACCCCCTTGAACATCGCCAATGAGCTGGCCCGGGCAGGGGTCAGGATCATCGGTACATCGCCGGAAACCATCGATCTCGCAGAAGATCGCGACCGGTTCCGCCAGATGATGGGCCGTCTGGGCATTCCGATGCCCGAATCCGGTATGGCCAGCACCCTCGATGAAGCCATTCAAATTGCCCAACGGATCGGCTACCCGTTGATGGTTAGGCCTTCGTATGTCCTTGGTGGACGGGGCATGGAAGTGGTCTATGATGAGGGAATGCTAAAAAAATACGTGGCCGCGGCTGTCGGTGTGACCCCCGAACGCCCGATTCTCATCGATAAATTCCTGGAAAATGCCATTGAGACTGAGGCCGACGCCATCGCCGATGGTACCGATGCCTTTGTACCCGCGGTCATGGAACATATCGAACTGGCGGGCATCCATTCGGGTGATTCCGCCTGTGTGATTCCGCCTATCAGCATCCCTCGCCGGCATCTCGATACGATTTATGAATACACGAAAAAAATCGCCATTGAATTCAAAGTGGTGGGGCTGATGAATATTCAGTACGCGATCGCCAATGATGTGGTCTATATTCTGGAAGCGAATCCCCGCGCCTCCCGAACCGTTCCTTTGGTTTCCAAGGTATGCAACATACCCATGGCCCGAATCGCCACTCAGATCATGCTGGGTAAACCATTATCCCAATTAAACCTCAAACCCCAATCCATTACCCATTTTGGGGTCAAGGAGGCCGTCTTCCCTTTCAACATGTTGCCGGAAGTTGACCCGGTTCTTGGGCCGGAGATGCGCTCCACGGGAGAGGTCCTGGGACTGGCGGATTCCTTCGGCCTGGCCTTTTTCAAGGCGGAAGAAGCCGCCCAGCCGATTCTTCCCGCCCAAGGGACGGTCCTGATTACGACAAATGATAAAGAAAAAGGGGGTGCCATGGAAGTTGCCCGCGAGTTCAAAAAACTCGGCTTCAAGATCAAGGCTACCAACGGAACCTATCGGTTCCTGAACAAACACGGGATTGAATCCGAACCCATTCTCAAGATGCATGAAGGGCGACCCAACATTGTCGATGGAATCAAAAACGGGGAAATTCAACTGGTCATCAATACCCCGATCGGCAGACTGGGCTCGCACGATGATTCTTACATCCGCAAGGCCGCGATTAAGTATAAGATTCCCTACATCACTACGATTGCCGCGGCCGTTGCGGCAGCGAAAGGGATTGCCGCCGTCCGGCAGGGCCACGGCCGGGCGAAATCGTTGCAGAAATACCATGCGGATATCAAGTAA
- a CDS encoding amidophosphoribosyltransferase, producing the protein MKSGQENCGVFGICSSSECVEDIYQGIDFLQHRGQEYCGIATFDGKIHQITHYGKVGNTFPDPELRTLTGTKGIGHVSLRERQPVMWQSRMGEISVAFSGNIINASGLIEGMKDRGHAFYRSYNVEVIAKIIIEAGDIVSGIGDLSRKIIGAYSLVVLSQEGIYATRDVYGFRPLILGKDANRYAVSSESRALQNLEMDVVRDVRPGEIVLVHNKGFQTLQQLDSPRKAHCAFEWAYTASIDSIIDGLFVQEARNNLGQSLAQRDIDEGGLEADIVAPVPMSGIGHALGYHKRSGVNYQEVFLYNRYADRSYTQSTQNAREKMAKRKLSVLRYAVENRRIILCDDSIVRGTQILHKVRDLKKAGAKEVHVRIACPPLMYPCDFGISTRSYEELAARQFFRSGDITSLQQLQGLEAWVANHIGADSVKYNSIDQFVNALRIPKGDLCLKCWDGIRPSTEAP; encoded by the coding sequence ATGAAATCTGGGCAAGAGAACTGCGGTGTCTTTGGAATTTGTTCCTCCTCGGAATGTGTCGAGGACATTTATCAGGGGATTGATTTTTTGCAACACCGGGGCCAGGAATATTGCGGTATTGCCACTTTCGACGGGAAAATCCATCAAATTACCCACTATGGTAAGGTGGGAAATACTTTTCCCGACCCTGAGTTGCGGACCTTGACAGGAACCAAGGGCATCGGTCACGTGAGTCTCAGGGAACGTCAGCCAGTGATGTGGCAATCAAGGATGGGAGAAATTTCCGTGGCCTTTAGCGGCAATATCATTAACGCCAGCGGGCTCATTGAGGGGATGAAAGACCGCGGCCATGCTTTCTACCGCAGCTATAATGTCGAGGTGATTGCTAAAATCATTATCGAGGCTGGAGATATCGTCTCCGGCATCGGTGATCTCTCCCGCAAGATTATCGGGGCCTACTCTTTGGTCGTTCTGAGCCAGGAGGGCATCTACGCCACTCGGGATGTGTACGGATTCCGACCTCTCATTCTTGGGAAGGATGCCAACAGGTATGCGGTGAGCTCAGAGTCACGGGCCCTGCAAAACCTGGAAATGGACGTTGTGCGGGACGTGCGACCGGGTGAAATCGTCCTGGTCCATAATAAAGGATTTCAAACCCTGCAACAGCTTGATTCTCCCCGCAAGGCCCATTGCGCTTTCGAATGGGCCTATACCGCCAGCATCGATTCCATCATCGATGGCCTCTTTGTTCAGGAGGCTCGCAACAACTTGGGGCAAAGCCTGGCCCAACGGGACATAGATGAAGGAGGGCTGGAGGCGGACATCGTGGCGCCGGTTCCCATGTCTGGAATCGGCCATGCCCTCGGCTACCATAAGCGTTCCGGTGTTAATTACCAGGAGGTTTTTCTCTATAACCGTTATGCTGACCGCAGTTATACCCAATCTACCCAGAATGCCCGGGAAAAGATGGCCAAACGCAAGCTTTCGGTTCTGCGTTATGCCGTGGAGAACAGGCGGATTATCCTCTGTGATGATTCGATCGTCCGGGGGACTCAGATCCTCCACAAGGTGCGGGATCTAAAAAAAGCAGGGGCCAAAGAAGTCCATGTGCGTATTGCCTGCCCCCCGCTCATGTATCCTTGCGACTTCGGCATTTCCACCCGTTCTTACGAGGAACTGGCCGCCCGGCAATTTTTTCGATCCGGGGACATCACCTCATTGCAACAGTTGCAAGGATTAGAGGCCTGGGTGGCCAACCACATCGGCGCCGACTCGGTCAAATACAATAGTATTGATCAATTCGTAAATGCTTTAAGAATTCCGAAAGGGGACCTATGCCTGAAATGCTGGGACGGTATCCGGCCCAGCACCGAAGCCCCCTGA
- a CDS encoding DUF2786 domain-containing protein encodes MTEEQLERRILHGLSCEWEKARWLLSPSHRERMRVPLFSLRDVKKRWGYWSGEKREISLSRALVLDHSWDAVREVLLHEMAHQMAEEVLGAHHEPPHGPQFQLACHLLRADPKASGNYRPLDERIFRETSPASDKMLLRVKKLLALAESPDRHEADAAMAKAHELIAKYNIDKWKREEDRDLASVFLGQPALRHFPEDYSLTNLLLAFYFVGGIWVSAYVPTKGKMGRVLEISGTLPNIKLAHYVYDFVRQFIRSQWTTYNHDKGLNRHRQTDFALGIIEGFRLKLESTRAERKKNSNPFTLLKMEDPFLKKYFSYRYPHTAKVRAGNSLRDIKVIKDGRNVGKNLVVFKAIVDQGKTRGFMIGS; translated from the coding sequence CTGACCGAAGAGCAACTGGAAAGGCGTATTCTCCACGGACTTTCTTGCGAGTGGGAAAAAGCCCGATGGCTTTTAAGCCCTTCCCACCGGGAAAGGATGCGTGTTCCTCTGTTCAGTCTCCGGGACGTGAAAAAGCGCTGGGGTTATTGGTCAGGAGAAAAGCGGGAGATCTCCTTGAGCCGCGCCCTTGTTCTCGACCATTCTTGGGATGCGGTGCGGGAAGTCCTCCTGCATGAAATGGCCCATCAAATGGCCGAAGAAGTGCTGGGTGCCCACCACGAACCACCTCACGGCCCTCAATTCCAACTGGCCTGCCACCTACTTCGGGCCGACCCCAAAGCCTCGGGAAATTACCGGCCCTTGGATGAACGGATTTTCCGGGAAACATCCCCTGCTTCCGATAAAATGCTGCTGCGGGTTAAAAAACTCCTGGCCCTGGCCGAGAGTCCTGACCGGCACGAAGCGGACGCGGCCATGGCCAAGGCCCACGAATTGATTGCCAAGTACAATATCGACAAATGGAAACGGGAGGAAGATCGAGATTTGGCCAGCGTTTTCTTAGGCCAGCCCGCCTTGCGTCATTTTCCCGAAGATTATTCCCTGACGAATTTGTTACTGGCCTTTTATTTCGTGGGCGGGATCTGGGTATCGGCTTATGTGCCGACAAAAGGGAAAATGGGCAGGGTTTTGGAGATCAGCGGCACCCTCCCCAACATAAAACTGGCCCATTATGTCTATGATTTTGTCCGCCAGTTTATCCGTTCTCAGTGGACAACCTACAATCACGACAAAGGATTAAACCGCCATCGCCAGACTGATTTTGCCTTGGGTATCATAGAAGGCTTTCGCTTGAAACTCGAATCCACAAGGGCTGAGAGGAAAAAGAATTCTAACCCCTTCACCCTGCTGAAGATGGAAGATCCCTTTTTGAAAAAATACTTCTCCTATCGCTACCCCCATACCGCCAAAGTCAGAGCGGGAAATTCCCTCCGGGACATCAAGGTAATTAAAGACGGTAGGAACGTGGGGAAGAACCTGGTAGTTTTTAAAGCGATCGTGGATCAAGGCAAGACCAGAGGGTTTATGATCGGATCATAA
- a CDS encoding flavin reductase, whose protein sequence is MKDVQEQEVAQMNMKRIQEGAFLVVQAHDRKNVMTIGWAMFGYIWRRSTMLVAVRNSRFTYGIIEEADSFSVSIPTGNMQKEINFCGSKSGKNFDKFKECHFGTIKSKKVSSPLLEIPGYHYQCRIIYKTPMDPRFLANDLEQIYPAKDYHTLYFGEITACSLIE, encoded by the coding sequence ATGAAGGACGTGCAGGAACAGGAAGTAGCCCAGATGAATATGAAACGGATCCAGGAAGGAGCTTTTTTGGTCGTTCAGGCGCATGATCGTAAAAACGTGATGACGATCGGCTGGGCTATGTTCGGGTATATATGGCGAAGATCCACCATGCTGGTCGCGGTCAGGAATAGTCGCTTTACTTATGGCATTATTGAAGAAGCCGATAGTTTTTCGGTAAGCATTCCGACCGGAAATATGCAAAAAGAAATCAATTTCTGCGGATCCAAGTCAGGGAAGAATTTTGATAAATTCAAAGAGTGCCATTTCGGAACTATAAAATCGAAAAAAGTAAGTTCTCCACTTCTCGAGATTCCTGGATACCATTATCAATGCCGAATCATTTACAAAACCCCCATGGATCCGAGGTTCCTGGCCAATGACCTGGAGCAAATCTACCCCGCAAAAGATTATCATACCCTTTATTTCGGAGAGATCACAGCCTGTTCTCTCATCGAATGA
- the tsaA gene encoding tRNA (N6-threonylcarbamoyladenosine(37)-N6)-methyltransferase TrmO: MERIGRLKTITLKPIGKVKNSVRKMRREGWESVVSEIILEPKYEEALEGVEEYSHLLILFWLSRLRKPARELKKIHPKSRQDLPLVGIFSTRTQYRPNPIGLTQVKLVGRKKNILRVQGLDAVDGTPVLDIKPLSPRDECPSKVRVPAWYHRLWAEPKI, from the coding sequence GTGGAAAGGATTGGGCGTTTGAAGACCATTACCCTAAAGCCCATCGGAAAAGTGAAGAACTCTGTGCGCAAGATGAGGCGGGAAGGATGGGAATCGGTGGTGTCGGAAATCATCCTCGAACCGAAGTATGAAGAGGCGCTGGAGGGAGTGGAAGAATACTCTCATCTCCTGATCCTTTTCTGGTTGAGTCGACTGCGCAAGCCTGCGAGGGAATTGAAAAAGATTCATCCCAAATCGCGCCAGGACCTTCCCCTGGTTGGAATCTTCTCCACCCGCACCCAGTACCGTCCCAATCCCATCGGTCTGACCCAGGTGAAGTTAGTGGGGCGCAAAAAGAATATACTTCGGGTCCAAGGGTTGGATGCGGTGGATGGCACTCCCGTGCTTGATATCAAACCCTTATCTCCTCGTGACGAATGTCCCTCCAAGGTCCGGGTACCCGCATGGTATCATCGCTTGTGGGCAGAGCCAAAAATTTAA